A window of Streptomyces sp. SAI-127 contains these coding sequences:
- a CDS encoding lactate 2-monooxygenase, which translates to MAKHWADFQYEIYLSGMSGAVPRLPTDLTRLEELTEQRLGPGPVGYVAGGAGDGSTARANRVALERRRIVPRMLRDVHERDLSVEVLGRALPAPLALAPVGVLSIMHPDAESAAARAAAAQGVPYILSSASSTPMEQVAEAMGDAERWFQLYWPKDPQVALSFLSRAKAAGFTALVVTLDTPLLSWRPRDLDQAYLPFLHGVGTANYFSDPAFLAGLAKPVHEDPNAAVLHFVGMFADPGKTWPDLALLRENWEGPIVLKGVLHPDDARLAADAGMDGVVVSNHGGRQVAGSVAAADALPRVVEAVGDRLTVLFDSGIRTGDDVFKALALGARAVLLGRPYVYGLGLDGQPGVEHVIRCLLAELDLTLALCGHATPATVGPDDLVEGPA; encoded by the coding sequence ATGGCCAAGCACTGGGCGGACTTCCAGTACGAGATCTACCTGAGCGGGATGTCGGGCGCTGTGCCCCGGCTGCCCACCGACCTGACCCGCCTGGAGGAGCTCACCGAGCAGCGCCTCGGCCCCGGGCCCGTGGGCTATGTGGCGGGCGGTGCGGGTGACGGCAGTACGGCGCGGGCGAACCGGGTGGCTCTGGAGCGGCGCCGGATCGTCCCGCGCATGCTCCGGGACGTCCACGAACGCGACCTGTCCGTCGAGGTGTTGGGGCGTGCCCTGCCCGCCCCGCTGGCGCTGGCGCCGGTCGGCGTCCTGTCGATCATGCACCCGGACGCGGAGTCGGCGGCGGCCCGGGCAGCGGCGGCACAGGGCGTGCCGTACATCCTGTCGTCCGCCTCCAGCACGCCGATGGAGCAGGTCGCCGAGGCGATGGGGGACGCCGAGCGCTGGTTCCAGCTGTACTGGCCGAAGGACCCGCAGGTGGCGCTGAGCTTCCTGAGCCGGGCCAAGGCCGCCGGGTTCACGGCCCTGGTCGTCACCCTGGACACTCCGCTGCTGTCCTGGCGGCCCCGCGATCTCGACCAGGCGTATCTGCCGTTCCTGCACGGCGTGGGCACCGCCAACTACTTCTCCGACCCGGCCTTCCTGGCGGGTCTGGCCAAGCCGGTGCACGAGGATCCCAACGCGGCCGTGCTGCACTTCGTCGGCATGTTCGCGGACCCCGGCAAGACCTGGCCCGACCTCGCGCTCCTGCGGGAGAACTGGGAGGGACCGATCGTCCTCAAGGGCGTCCTGCACCCGGACGACGCCCGCCTCGCCGCCGACGCCGGGATGGACGGGGTCGTGGTGTCCAACCACGGCGGCCGCCAGGTGGCCGGGTCGGTGGCGGCGGCCGACGCGCTGCCGCGGGTGGTGGAGGCGGTCGGTGACCGGCTCACGGTCCTCTTCGACAGCGGCATCCGCACCGGGGACGACGTCTTCAAGGCCCTCGCGCTCGGCGCCCGCGCGGTGCTCCTCGGGCGGCCCTACGTCTACGGCCTCGGCCTGGACGGACAGCCGGGCGTCGAGCACGTGATCCGCTGTCTGCTCGCGGAGCTGGACCTCACGCTCGCACTCTGCGGACACGCGACTCCGGCGACGGTCGGCCCCGACGACCTCGTGGAGGGCCCCGCCTGA
- a CDS encoding ricin-type beta-trefoil lectin domain protein: MPTPHPPLPPYPPPGGASGESDEDLAARLRGRPDGEAAKSVALLMARHWKPAHEYAVICLASSSETASMVAAAAFHQVLDRLALGEPALALRPRTLVAVRDTVREWTAEDRITDVLPDLVKPNGGRGMRAAKSMTPENRKLAERSFQSLPGLARCLLWHTEVEAESIVVPAALLGMATDTASAALEQAREKFREGCVHAHRELAPTKDCRFYNRLLDVPIRRGGALLPDVQQHLAECRYCRSAAEQLSHFEGGLGVLIAEAVLGWGARRYLELRAGRTPRTEARSRGTGRHGAERRRLLARLPTPGRRAPGEGGGLRSSRTLLTGVGLTSAGLLAAMLAAGLWSHDGGADPAASTSATGGNTAPGADTQTPGTAQLPTAPAVTRLRNAAADLCLDVRGTAKEGAGTELAACSTERTQQWSYEKDGLLRSEADPQLCLDSRGDAGVVILGTCAREKTKRADDVRYDLTVQGELLPRWDEQLALASTTEDPGADVVVKVRDHSDQQRWLTDPVSSAGPGSLSVTGSEGPQARPAELTERI, encoded by the coding sequence GTGCCAACCCCCCACCCGCCGCTCCCTCCTTACCCGCCGCCCGGCGGTGCCTCCGGAGAATCCGACGAGGATCTCGCCGCCCGGCTCAGAGGCCGTCCCGACGGCGAGGCCGCCAAGTCCGTGGCGCTCCTCATGGCGCGCCACTGGAAACCGGCGCACGAGTACGCGGTCATCTGCCTCGCCTCCTCGTCCGAGACCGCCTCCATGGTGGCCGCGGCCGCCTTCCACCAGGTCCTGGACCGGCTGGCGCTCGGCGAACCGGCTCTCGCGCTGCGTCCCAGAACCCTCGTGGCCGTGCGGGACACGGTCAGGGAGTGGACGGCCGAGGACCGGATCACCGATGTTCTGCCGGACCTGGTGAAACCGAACGGCGGCCGCGGTATGCGGGCCGCGAAGTCCATGACGCCCGAAAATCGCAAGCTCGCCGAGCGGTCATTCCAGTCCCTTCCCGGACTCGCCCGTTGCCTGCTGTGGCACACCGAGGTGGAGGCGGAGTCGATTGTCGTGCCCGCCGCACTCCTCGGCATGGCGACCGACACCGCGTCGGCGGCCCTCGAACAGGCGCGTGAAAAATTCCGTGAAGGATGTGTACATGCCCATCGGGAACTCGCGCCGACCAAGGATTGCCGCTTCTACAACCGGCTCCTCGACGTTCCGATTCGCCGCGGCGGCGCCCTGCTCCCGGATGTCCAGCAGCATCTCGCGGAGTGCCGCTACTGCCGTTCCGCCGCGGAACAACTGAGCCATTTCGAGGGCGGCCTGGGCGTGCTGATCGCCGAGGCGGTGCTCGGCTGGGGTGCCCGTCGCTATCTCGAACTGCGCGCCGGGCGTACGCCCCGGACGGAGGCCCGCAGCCGGGGCACCGGCCGGCACGGCGCGGAACGCCGCCGCCTCCTCGCGCGCCTACCCACCCCCGGCCGCCGCGCTCCCGGCGAGGGCGGGGGCCTGCGGTCCTCACGGACGCTGCTCACCGGAGTGGGCCTCACCTCCGCCGGCCTCCTCGCGGCCATGCTCGCCGCCGGGTTGTGGTCGCACGACGGCGGCGCCGACCCGGCCGCCTCCACCAGCGCCACCGGCGGCAACACGGCCCCGGGCGCAGACACGCAGACGCCCGGCACCGCCCAGCTGCCCACCGCACCGGCCGTGACCCGGCTGCGCAACGCCGCCGCCGACCTCTGCCTGGACGTCCGGGGCACGGCGAAGGAGGGCGCAGGGACCGAACTGGCGGCCTGCTCGACGGAGCGGACCCAGCAGTGGTCGTACGAGAAGGACGGTCTGCTGCGCAGCGAGGCGGATCCGCAGCTGTGCCTGGACTCGCGCGGGGACGCGGGCGTGGTCATCCTCGGCACCTGCGCGAGGGAGAAGACGAAGCGGGCCGACGACGTGCGCTACGACCTCACCGTGCAGGGGGAGTTACTGCCCCGCTGGGACGAGCAGCTCGCCCTCGCCTCCACCACGGAGGACCCGGGCGCCGACGTCGTCGTGAAGGTCCGCGACCACTCCGACCAGCAGCGCTGGCTGACCGACCCGGTCTCCAGCGCCGGCCCCGGGTCGCTGTCCGTCACCGGGAGCGAGGGCCCGCAGGCCCGGCCCGCGGAGCTCACGGAGCGGATCTAG
- a CDS encoding toxin Doc: MASVVHIDVPWLLQRHEEVLPDQPTINDFSALVAAVARHRVDPPRLGVDSDPAWRAAALLHTLALLKPLPAANARFACATAVAYMFVSGVGIDPPYGVLVDLARDLISGKTDVYGAADRLRSWQI; this comes from the coding sequence ATGGCTTCCGTCGTCCACATCGACGTGCCCTGGCTGCTTCAGCGGCATGAAGAGGTCCTGCCCGACCAGCCCACGATCAACGACTTCTCGGCCCTCGTCGCCGCCGTCGCCCGGCATCGCGTCGACCCGCCCCGCCTGGGCGTCGACTCCGACCCCGCCTGGCGCGCCGCCGCCCTTCTGCACACCCTGGCCCTGCTCAAGCCCTTACCGGCGGCCAACGCCCGTTTCGCCTGCGCCACTGCTGTGGCCTACATGTTCGTCAGCGGCGTCGGCATCGACCCGCCCTACGGTGTCCTCGTCGACCTCGCCCGCGATCTGATCTCCGGCAAGACCGATGTGTACGGGGCGGCGGACCGGCTGCGCTCCTGGCAGATCTGA
- a CDS encoding 2OG-Fe(II) oxygenase: protein MTVTPDLAAARVAKTDWAALAAELDAHGCAPTAPLLTPAECRDLTALYEKPELFRTTVDMARHRFGSGEYRYFTHDLPAPVSALRAALYPRLLPVARDWAARLGRPAPWPDSLEEWVERCHAAGQDRSAQILLRYAQGDWNALHRDVFGDLVFPLQVVVGLDEYGTDYTGGEFLMVEQRPRAQSRGTATVLPQGHGVVFTTRDRPVRSKRGWSAGAMRHGVSVVRSGRRHALGIVFHDAS, encoded by the coding sequence ATGACCGTCACCCCCGACCTGGCCGCCGCCCGGGTCGCCAAGACCGACTGGGCCGCCCTCGCCGCCGAGTTGGACGCGCACGGCTGCGCCCCGACGGCACCGCTGCTGACGCCCGCCGAGTGCCGGGACCTGACAGCGCTCTACGAGAAGCCGGAGCTCTTCCGGACCACCGTGGACATGGCACGCCACCGCTTCGGATCGGGTGAGTACCGCTACTTCACCCATGACCTGCCCGCCCCGGTGTCCGCCCTGCGCGCCGCGCTCTACCCCCGCCTGCTGCCCGTCGCCCGTGACTGGGCGGCCCGGCTCGGACGCCCGGCACCGTGGCCGGACTCCCTGGAGGAGTGGGTGGAGCGCTGCCACGCGGCCGGGCAGGACCGTTCGGCGCAGATCCTGCTGCGCTACGCGCAGGGCGACTGGAACGCGTTGCACCGGGACGTCTTCGGCGACCTGGTCTTCCCGCTGCAGGTGGTGGTCGGGCTCGACGAGTACGGCACCGACTACACCGGCGGCGAGTTCCTGATGGTCGAGCAGCGTCCCCGGGCCCAGTCCCGGGGCACGGCGACCGTCCTCCCCCAGGGCCACGGCGTGGTCTTCACGACCCGGGACCGGCCGGTGCGCAGCAAGCGCGGCTGGTCGGCCGGGGCGATGCGGCACGGCGTGAGCGTCGTGCGCTCCGGCCGGCGGCACGCGCTCGGGATCGTCTTCCACGACGCTTCCTAG
- the sigJ gene encoding RNA polymerase sigma factor SigJ, with product MSEIPVPDTEEATGVFVEHRELLFGVVYNMLGSVTDTEDVLQDTWLSWSRRGAGGIDNPRAYLVRIAVNHALQRRAVVNRRRETYVGPWLPEPLVTDEAGADDPALRTESVSLAMLVVLESLSPLERAVFVLHEVFGYAHTEIAEIIDRTPAAVRQLAHRARAHVHARRPLYEARPRVRREATERFVRAAVGGDIAELMEILAPDVTVWTDGGGMRKQALRPVHGREKAARLLNGYAKRGGAGGLGLELRYRRVNGDDAAVLFDHDSPYAVIVLDLTPEGDRVSNLFVVTNPDKLTHVHKEEA from the coding sequence ATGTCCGAGATCCCCGTTCCCGACACCGAAGAGGCGACCGGTGTCTTCGTCGAGCACCGGGAGCTGTTGTTCGGCGTCGTCTACAACATGCTGGGCAGCGTCACCGACACCGAGGACGTGCTCCAGGACACCTGGCTGTCGTGGTCGCGCCGGGGTGCCGGCGGGATCGACAACCCACGTGCCTATCTGGTCCGGATCGCCGTCAACCACGCGCTCCAGCGGCGGGCCGTGGTCAACCGCCGCCGCGAGACGTATGTCGGCCCGTGGCTGCCCGAGCCCCTGGTGACCGACGAGGCCGGCGCCGACGACCCCGCGCTGCGCACCGAGTCCGTGTCGCTGGCGATGCTGGTGGTTCTGGAGTCGCTGTCCCCGCTGGAGCGCGCGGTGTTCGTGCTGCACGAGGTGTTCGGTTACGCCCACACCGAGATCGCCGAGATCATCGACCGCACCCCGGCCGCCGTACGGCAGTTGGCACACCGCGCGCGGGCCCATGTGCACGCCCGACGCCCCCTGTACGAGGCCCGTCCCCGGGTCCGCCGGGAGGCGACCGAGCGGTTCGTGCGGGCCGCCGTAGGCGGGGACATAGCGGAGCTGATGGAGATCCTCGCGCCGGACGTGACGGTGTGGACGGACGGCGGCGGCATGCGCAAGCAGGCCCTGCGTCCGGTGCACGGCCGGGAGAAGGCGGCCCGGCTGCTCAACGGGTACGCGAAGCGGGGCGGGGCCGGGGGCCTGGGCCTGGAGTTGCGCTACCGGCGCGTCAACGGCGACGACGCGGCTGTGCTGTTCGACCACGACTCGCCGTACGCGGTGATCGTCCTGGACCTCACACCGGAGGGCGACCGGGTCTCGAACCTCTTCGTCGTGACCAATCCCGACAAGCTCACGCATGTGCACAAGGAGGAGGCGTGA
- a CDS encoding cytochrome bc complex cytochrome b subunit, protein MTAVERPAEPGKGERLSGWLDGRLGTRTLGAKYLRKVFPDHWSFLLGEICLYSFVVLILTGVWLTLFFHPSMNEVTYHGSYTPLNGVRMSEAYASTLDISFDVRGGLLIRQLHHWSALIFVAAMLTHMMRHFFTGSFRKPREVNWLFGWSLLFLGLFEGLFGYSLPDDLLSGTGLRFVYGATLSVPIVGTYLAMFLFGGEFPGHDIVARFYSLHILVIPGIMAALVVAHLILVVYHKHTQFAGPGKTERNVVGTPFFPVYLAKAGGFFFLVFGALTLIAAVASINPVWSYGPYRADQVSTGAQPDWYLGFAEGLVRVMPGWEVTLWGHTLILGVLIPVVIFPLLLVFIGVYPFLEARFTKDKREHHLLDRPRNRPVRTAIGASWISLYLILLAGGGNDIVATRLHLSINAVTWAVRIGMFVVPAVVFVATRRICLGLQLRDRELVLHGRETGVIKRLPHGEYVEVHQPLDQARLHTLTAHERPGELVEHANVSLDPPRRTPSGSERSSS, encoded by the coding sequence GTGACTGCCGTGGAACGCCCGGCGGAGCCGGGGAAGGGCGAGCGGCTGTCCGGCTGGCTCGACGGACGGCTCGGCACCCGCACACTCGGCGCCAAGTACCTGCGCAAGGTCTTCCCGGACCACTGGTCCTTCCTGCTCGGCGAGATCTGTCTGTACAGCTTCGTCGTGCTGATCCTGACCGGGGTGTGGCTGACCCTGTTCTTCCATCCGTCGATGAACGAGGTGACGTACCACGGCAGTTACACGCCGCTGAACGGCGTGCGGATGTCGGAGGCGTACGCCTCGACGCTGGACATCAGCTTCGACGTACGCGGCGGGCTGCTGATCCGGCAGCTGCACCACTGGTCGGCCCTGATCTTCGTCGCCGCGATGCTCACGCACATGATGCGGCACTTCTTCACGGGCTCGTTCCGCAAGCCGCGCGAGGTCAACTGGCTGTTCGGCTGGTCACTGCTGTTCCTGGGCCTGTTCGAGGGCCTCTTCGGCTACTCGCTGCCGGACGACCTGCTGTCGGGCACGGGCCTCAGGTTCGTCTACGGCGCCACCCTGTCGGTGCCGATCGTCGGGACGTATCTGGCGATGTTCCTGTTCGGCGGGGAGTTCCCCGGCCATGACATCGTGGCCCGCTTCTACTCGCTGCACATCCTGGTGATCCCCGGCATCATGGCGGCGCTCGTGGTGGCCCACCTGATCCTGGTCGTGTATCACAAGCACACTCAGTTCGCGGGTCCCGGAAAGACCGAACGCAACGTGGTCGGGACACCGTTCTTCCCGGTGTACCTGGCGAAGGCCGGCGGGTTCTTCTTCCTGGTGTTCGGGGCGCTCACGCTCATCGCGGCGGTGGCGAGCATCAACCCGGTCTGGTCGTACGGCCCTTACCGCGCCGACCAGGTCTCCACGGGCGCCCAGCCCGACTGGTACCTGGGGTTCGCGGAAGGCCTGGTGCGGGTGATGCCCGGCTGGGAGGTCACCCTGTGGGGGCACACGCTGATCCTCGGAGTCCTGATACCGGTCGTGATCTTCCCGCTGCTGCTGGTCTTCATCGGCGTCTACCCGTTCCTGGAGGCCCGGTTCACCAAGGACAAGCGGGAGCACCACCTCCTTGACCGCCCGCGCAACCGTCCCGTCCGCACGGCGATCGGCGCGTCGTGGATCAGCCTGTACCTGATCCTGCTGGCGGGCGGCGGCAACGACATCGTGGCGACCCGGCTCCATCTGTCGATCAACGCGGTGACGTGGGCCGTGCGGATCGGGATGTTCGTCGTCCCGGCGGTCGTCTTCGTCGCCACCCGGCGGATCTGCCTGGGTCTGCAACTCCGGGACCGGGAGCTGGTGTTGCACGGCCGGGAGACCGGTGTGATCAAGCGGCTGCCGCACGGTGAGTACGTCGAGGTGCACCAGCCGCTCGATCAGGCCCGGCTCCACACGCTCACCGCGCACGAGCGGCCCGGTGAGCTGGTGGAGCACGCGAACGTCAGCCTTGATCCGCCACGAAGGACGCCATCCGGGTCAGAGCGGAGTTCCAGTTGA
- a CDS encoding glycoside hydrolase family 9 protein, whose protein sequence is MNRRKTALLSLTALLGAALVASPVSPAAADEVEQLKNGTFDTTTEPWWTTSNVTAGLSGGQLCADVPGGTANRWDAAVGQNDVALVKGQSYKFSFTANGSPEGHVLRAIVGLQVAPYDTYFEVSPQLSVSGNSYSYTFTSPVDTAQGQVGFQLGGSADPFRFCMDDVSLLGGVPPEVYEPDTGPRVRVNQVAYLPAGPKNATLVTDATAKLPWQLKSASGTVVAHGWTVPRGTDVSSGQNVHSIDFGAYNKRGAGLTLVADGEASRPFDIGTGAYEQLRLDAAKYYYTQRSGIAIRDDLRPGYGRAAGHVNTAPNQGDKDVPCQPGVCDYTLDVTGGWYDAGDHGKYVVNGGISTWEVLSTYERELLARTGEPAKLGDGTLAIPESGNKVPDILDEARWELDFLLKMQVPDGQPLAGMAHHKIHDEQWTGLPLMPSDDPQKRELHPASTAATLNLAATAAQAARLYKPYDKAFAAKALAAARKAWTAALAHPDLYASESDGIGGGTYADNNVTDEFYWAAAELYLTTGEKAFQDHVLASPVHTADIFSPVGYDWARTAAAARLDLATVPSRLPGRDKVRQSVAKGADRYLATLKAHPYGMPYAPEGNLYDWGSNHQILHNGIVIATAYDITGATKYRDGALQGIDYIFGRNALNISYVTGYGEVNSQNQHARWYAHQLDPSMPNPPRGTLAGGPNSGIQDPYAQSKLQGCTGQFCYIDDIQSWSTNEHTINWNSALTRMASFVADQG, encoded by the coding sequence GTGAACAGACGCAAGACCGCCCTGTTGTCCCTGACCGCCCTGCTGGGAGCGGCACTTGTGGCCTCGCCCGTGTCCCCGGCAGCCGCCGACGAGGTCGAGCAGCTCAAGAACGGCACGTTCGACACCACCACCGAGCCCTGGTGGACGACCAGCAACGTCACCGCGGGCCTGTCCGGTGGGCAGCTGTGCGCGGACGTGCCGGGAGGCACCGCCAACCGCTGGGACGCCGCCGTCGGCCAGAACGACGTCGCCCTGGTGAAGGGGCAGTCGTACAAGTTCTCCTTCACCGCGAACGGTTCCCCCGAAGGGCACGTCCTGCGGGCGATCGTGGGGCTGCAAGTGGCGCCCTACGACACCTACTTCGAGGTGAGCCCCCAGCTGAGCGTCTCCGGGAACTCCTACTCCTACACGTTCACCTCGCCCGTCGACACCGCCCAGGGCCAGGTCGGCTTCCAACTCGGCGGCAGCGCCGACCCGTTCCGCTTCTGCATGGACGATGTGTCCCTGCTGGGCGGGGTCCCGCCCGAGGTGTACGAGCCCGACACCGGACCGCGCGTGCGCGTCAACCAGGTCGCCTATCTGCCCGCCGGGCCGAAGAACGCCACCCTGGTCACCGACGCCACGGCGAAGCTGCCCTGGCAGCTGAAGAGCGCCTCCGGCACCGTCGTCGCCCACGGCTGGACCGTGCCGCGCGGTACCGACGTCTCCTCCGGGCAGAACGTCCACTCCATCGACTTCGGCGCCTACAACAAGCGCGGCGCGGGCCTCACCCTGGTCGCGGACGGCGAGGCCAGCCGGCCCTTCGACATCGGCACGGGCGCCTACGAACAGCTCCGGCTCGACGCGGCGAAGTACTACTACACCCAGCGCAGCGGCATCGCGATCCGCGACGACCTGCGCCCGGGCTACGGACGCGCCGCCGGGCACGTGAACACGGCCCCCAACCAGGGCGACAAGGACGTGCCCTGCCAGCCGGGGGTGTGCGACTACACCCTCGACGTCACCGGCGGCTGGTACGACGCCGGCGACCACGGCAAGTACGTCGTGAACGGCGGCATCTCCACCTGGGAGGTGCTGAGCACGTACGAGCGCGAGCTGCTGGCCCGCACCGGAGAGCCCGCGAAACTCGGCGACGGCACCCTCGCCATCCCCGAGAGCGGCAACAAGGTGCCCGACATCCTCGACGAGGCCCGCTGGGAGCTGGACTTCCTCCTCAAGATGCAGGTACCGGACGGGCAGCCGCTGGCCGGAATGGCCCACCACAAGATCCACGACGAGCAGTGGACCGGCCTGCCGCTCATGCCGAGCGACGACCCGCAGAAGCGTGAACTGCACCCGGCGTCCACCGCCGCGACCCTGAACCTGGCCGCGACCGCCGCACAGGCCGCCCGCCTGTACAAGCCGTACGACAAGGCGTTCGCGGCGAAGGCCCTGGCGGCCGCCCGCAAGGCCTGGACCGCGGCGCTGGCCCACCCCGACCTGTACGCCTCGGAGAGCGACGGCATCGGCGGCGGCACCTACGCCGACAACAACGTCACCGACGAGTTCTACTGGGCGGCGGCCGAGCTGTATCTCACCACGGGCGAGAAGGCGTTCCAGGACCACGTGCTCGCCTCGCCGGTCCACACCGCCGACATCTTCAGCCCCGTCGGCTACGACTGGGCCCGCACGGCCGCGGCCGCCCGTCTGGACCTGGCGACCGTGCCGAGCAGACTGCCCGGCCGGGACAAGGTGCGCCAGTCGGTCGCCAAGGGCGCCGACCGCTACCTGGCCACGCTGAAGGCCCACCCGTACGGCATGCCGTACGCCCCGGAAGGCAACCTCTACGACTGGGGCTCCAACCACCAGATCCTGCACAACGGGATCGTCATCGCCACCGCCTACGACATCACGGGCGCCACGAAGTACCGTGACGGCGCCCTCCAGGGCATCGACTACATCTTCGGGCGCAACGCGTTGAACATCTCGTACGTGACCGGCTACGGCGAGGTCAACTCCCAGAACCAGCACGCCCGTTGGTACGCCCACCAGCTCGACCCGAGCATGCCGAACCCGCCGAGGGGCACCCTCGCCGGCGGGCCGAACTCGGGCATCCAGGACCCCTACGCACAGAGCAAACTCCAGGGCTGCACGGGCCAGTTCTGCTACATCGACGACATCCAGTCCTGGTCGACCAACGAGCACACCATCAACTGGAACTCCGCTCTGACCCGGATGGCGTCCTTCGTGGCGGATCAAGGCTGA